A DNA window from Deinococcus humi contains the following coding sequences:
- a CDS encoding TetR/AcrR family transcriptional regulator has translation MGRPPNPQAKAVLLGKAAAYVLEHGLSDLSLRPLAAAVGVSPRLLLYHFGSKENLVTEVLADIFQQQAHLFAAPNPDLSPGQRLDALWAQLASPSMRPFLRSLFEVELRAIDGDQHYAQFAKQALQGWLDLAAMHLKDAPEPVARVLLSSLTGLLVIRFSTGDEKGTDEGYEALKGLLLDAAHL, from the coding sequence ATGGGACGCCCACCTAATCCCCAAGCCAAAGCTGTATTGCTCGGCAAAGCTGCTGCCTACGTCTTGGAACATGGCCTGAGCGACCTGAGCCTGCGTCCCCTTGCCGCTGCCGTTGGGGTTAGCCCCAGATTGCTGCTGTACCACTTCGGCAGCAAAGAGAATCTCGTTACCGAAGTCCTGGCAGATATCTTCCAACAACAGGCGCACCTGTTCGCCGCCCCCAACCCTGATTTGTCTCCAGGTCAGCGCTTGGATGCCCTGTGGGCACAACTCGCCAGCCCGAGCATGAGACCGTTCCTGCGAAGCCTCTTTGAAGTGGAACTGCGGGCGATTGACGGCGACCAGCACTACGCCCAGTTTGCCAAGCAAGCACTGCAAGGCTGGCTGGACTTAGCCGCCATGCACCTGAAAGACGCTCCAGAGCCAGTTGCCCGTGTGCTGCTGAGCAGTTTGACCGGGCTGTTGGTGATTCGCTTCTCCACAGGCGACGAAAAAGGCACCGACGAAGGATACGAGGCACTGAAAGGGCTGCTCCTGGACGCTGCACACCTCTAA
- a CDS encoding EAL domain-containing protein, with protein sequence MSLHNPASSPQPGSAGPALCDCQAVTPLDVSSITALSIRATSTHLQRKLAVLLSAHDVPGEVQVDATRIGRPSFDQLDQVLAAFSRTERPDLLAAPWMDGRLDTWQLAPLDQWVQRLSTPWFETISDHLKFHLQPVVHLGTGEVYGYEALVRAQQNGQLIGAWPLLQAAAAHGQARAFDAQARRTAIRQVYPQLDTRQQLFINFAPGVVYNPDICLQTTFAACRDVGADFSRLVFEVTESETFPDLKLLRSILDRYQQEGAQVALDDLGAGHTSLSYLMELRPDIVKLDRALISGLHEDDRRVPLVTALIGYAHDLGIRVVAEGIETQDELALMIALGADYAQGYFLGRPAPEAADLLPQAASFWASS encoded by the coding sequence ATGTCTCTCCACAACCCTGCCAGTTCTCCACAACCGGGAAGCGCCGGGCCGGCGCTCTGCGACTGTCAGGCCGTGACGCCGCTGGACGTGAGCAGCATCACAGCCCTGTCCATTCGCGCCACCTCCACCCATCTGCAACGCAAACTCGCTGTACTTCTCTCAGCCCATGACGTCCCTGGCGAGGTGCAGGTGGATGCCACACGCATTGGTCGGCCATCGTTCGATCAGCTGGATCAGGTTCTGGCCGCATTTTCACGTACAGAGCGCCCAGATCTGTTGGCGGCGCCCTGGATGGACGGACGGTTGGACACCTGGCAGCTGGCGCCGCTGGATCAGTGGGTGCAGCGCCTGAGCACGCCCTGGTTCGAAACCATCAGCGACCACCTGAAGTTTCATCTGCAACCGGTCGTCCATCTGGGGACAGGCGAGGTGTACGGTTATGAGGCCCTGGTCCGCGCCCAGCAGAATGGACAACTCATCGGTGCCTGGCCCCTCCTGCAAGCTGCCGCTGCGCATGGGCAGGCCCGCGCCTTTGATGCGCAGGCCCGCAGAACAGCCATCCGGCAGGTCTATCCACAGCTCGACACGCGCCAGCAGCTGTTCATTAATTTTGCGCCAGGCGTGGTCTATAACCCGGATATCTGCCTCCAGACCACCTTCGCGGCCTGCCGGGATGTGGGGGCTGATTTCTCGCGTCTGGTTTTTGAGGTCACGGAAAGTGAGACCTTTCCGGACCTCAAGCTGCTGCGCTCCATCCTGGACCGTTATCAGCAGGAGGGTGCTCAGGTGGCCCTAGATGACCTGGGGGCCGGACACACCAGCCTGAGCTATCTGATGGAACTCCGGCCAGACATCGTCAAGCTGGACCGGGCGCTGATTAGTGGTCTGCATGAGGATGACCGCCGGGTTCCACTGGTCACCGCACTGATCGGCTATGCCCATGACCTGGGGATCCGGGTCGTCGCAGAAGGCATCGAGACACAGGACGAACTGGCTCTGATGATTGCCTTAGGTGCCGACTATGCTCAGGGCTATTTTTTGGGCCGCCCGGCACCCGAAGCGGCAGATCTCCTTCCCCAGGCCGCCAGTTTCTGGGCCAGCTCATGA
- a CDS encoding NADPH-dependent FMN reductase, whose amino-acid sequence MTNPKIAIIISSTRATRFADKPTQWFYNIAKTRTDLDFEVVDLRDFPLPFFDEVASNAWAPTQNEVGVRWQQKLAEFDGYVFITAEYNHAPTGVLKNALDYAYPEWNKKPAAFVGYGSVGAARAIEQLRQIAVELQMAPIRSGVHIMGADFFGAWQQGAALEDMAHIQPSVQALIEELAWWTKALKTAREATPVGA is encoded by the coding sequence ATGACGAACCCCAAGATCGCGATCATCATCAGCAGCACCCGCGCCACCCGCTTCGCGGATAAACCCACCCAGTGGTTCTATAACATCGCCAAAACACGCACTGATCTGGACTTTGAAGTGGTGGACCTCCGCGACTTTCCCCTGCCCTTTTTCGATGAAGTGGCCTCCAACGCCTGGGCGCCCACCCAGAATGAAGTTGGGGTGCGCTGGCAGCAGAAACTCGCCGAGTTCGATGGCTACGTGTTCATTACCGCCGAATACAACCACGCCCCCACCGGCGTGTTGAAGAATGCACTCGACTATGCTTACCCCGAGTGGAACAAGAAACCCGCCGCGTTCGTGGGCTACGGTTCGGTGGGTGCGGCGCGCGCCATTGAGCAGCTGCGTCAGATCGCTGTGGAACTCCAGATGGCCCCGATTCGCAGCGGGGTGCACATCATGGGGGCGGACTTCTTCGGTGCCTGGCAGCAGGGTGCGGCCCTGGAAGACATGGCCCATATCCAGCCCAGCGTGCAAGCCCTGATCGAAGAGCTCGCATGGTGGACCAAGGCACTGAAAACCGCCCGTGAGGCGACGCCCGTTGGCGCTTAA
- a CDS encoding LexA family protein: protein MPPDLTRTRTAILNAVLQLGVNATLGAVAAQVGVTKQAVSFQAGILRGLGYLEPSTERYAPLIPTDRAKVALGHGLPIYGSIAAGPPALADQAPDDYTPSLETLLDMRNGDFLLRVRGESMTGVGVLDGDYVIVRPTTEVHDGEVAVVLVPGEGTATLKRLYHFHDQIVLMSENPDIPRMTFPAEQVQVQGKMVGRVGVGVPRVSARWV, encoded by the coding sequence ATGCCCCCAGACCTGACCCGCACCCGCACCGCCATCCTGAACGCCGTCCTCCAACTGGGGGTCAACGCCACCCTGGGCGCTGTCGCCGCGCAAGTGGGCGTGACCAAGCAGGCGGTGAGTTTTCAGGCGGGCATCTTGCGAGGTCTGGGCTACCTGGAACCGAGTACGGAGCGGTACGCTCCGCTGATCCCCACGGACCGCGCCAAGGTGGCCCTGGGCCACGGGCTGCCCATCTACGGCTCGATTGCTGCGGGACCCCCAGCACTGGCGGACCAGGCCCCGGATGATTACACCCCCAGCCTGGAGACCCTGCTGGACATGCGCAACGGCGATTTCCTGCTGCGGGTGCGCGGGGAGAGCATGACTGGCGTTGGCGTCCTCGACGGCGACTACGTGATCGTACGGCCCACCACTGAGGTTCACGACGGCGAGGTGGCCGTTGTGCTGGTGCCCGGCGAAGGCACGGCCACCCTGAAGCGGCTGTACCACTTCCACGATCAGATCGTGCTGATGTCGGAGAACCCGGACATTCCGCGGATGACGTTCCCGGCCGAGCAGGTGCAGGTCCAGGGCAAGATGGTGGGCCGGGTAGGTGTAGGCGTGCCCCGGGTCAGCGCCCGCTGGGTCTAG
- a CDS encoding MarR family winged helix-turn-helix transcriptional regulator, with protein sequence MTSLLDELQQRRPFRSREEEAALNLFRTVSLIEEVTSDFLRQHDLTSSQYNVLRILRGAGEAGLGRNEIGERMIKRAPDITRLLDRMEAAGLVHRQRSTTDRRCVPTVLTDKGRALVDALDEPNAAMQHAQFGHLSEGQLLTLIETLTQIREGMACI encoded by the coding sequence ATGACTTCCCTCCTTGATGAACTCCAGCAGCGCCGCCCCTTCCGAAGTCGTGAGGAAGAAGCGGCGCTCAACCTTTTTCGTACGGTCAGCCTGATTGAAGAGGTCACCAGCGACTTCCTTCGTCAGCATGACCTTACTTCCAGCCAGTACAACGTCCTGCGGATCCTGCGCGGCGCGGGTGAGGCTGGACTTGGCCGCAACGAGATCGGTGAGCGCATGATCAAACGCGCCCCCGACATCACCCGTCTGCTCGACCGGATGGAAGCCGCTGGCCTGGTGCACCGCCAACGCAGCACGACGGACCGCCGCTGCGTTCCGACCGTTCTGACGGACAAGGGCCGCGCGCTCGTCGACGCGCTCGATGAGCCCAACGCCGCGATGCAACACGCGCAATTCGGCCATCTCAGCGAGGGCCAGCTGCTGACCCTGATCGAAACGCTTACCCAGATCCGTGAAGGCATGGCCTGCATCTGA
- the dacB gene encoding D-alanyl-D-alanine carboxypeptidase/D-alanyl-D-alanine endopeptidase — MTSFAAQNDPATVLQRGPLKADGLPATCRAHTGVLVQDAQTGETLMAFGDQEAFVPASTTKAVTTAAALYTLGETFTFKTHVLASPVRGGRVARLTLRGSGDPTLRERGAGNSLEALAQAVAASGVETVDALQIDDFAFAQARWGHGWMWDDTEYPVGALRLDGDAATSLRLVVNGDEARAGLQPNPAMLTDPTTLALSVGQRFAALLRASNMTVSGTVVRARAGTGDWQVAEVQSAPLTELVRQTNKPSNNIYAEQLRAALGMEPGGGTSDETRASAALESFMRTTGVAGEGYRLCDGSGLSRYNLLTPRHLNAVLRYAYLNPLGTVLPPAEAFELRQNAFIESLPVAGTGDANPEAGANGGTLRNRLKGTGLDVRAKTGSMTGVSSLSGFLVANSGRLLIFTFLMDNYPTGVNDLNRWQDELLLSLAGRY; from the coding sequence ATGACTTCTTTTGCTGCCCAGAACGATCCCGCCACCGTCCTGCAACGGGGTCCGCTCAAGGCCGACGGCTTGCCTGCCACCTGCCGTGCCCACACAGGCGTCCTGGTGCAGGACGCCCAGACCGGGGAGACGCTGATGGCCTTTGGCGATCAGGAGGCCTTCGTGCCCGCCAGCACCACCAAGGCCGTCACGACGGCAGCGGCCCTGTATACCCTGGGCGAAACCTTCACTTTCAAGACCCATGTGCTGGCCTCGCCAGTCCGTGGCGGGCGTGTGGCACGCCTGACGCTGCGCGGCAGTGGGGACCCCACCCTGCGCGAGAGGGGGGCAGGCAACTCCCTGGAGGCGCTGGCCCAGGCGGTGGCGGCTTCAGGAGTCGAAACCGTAGATGCCTTGCAGATCGACGACTTCGCCTTCGCTCAGGCACGCTGGGGTCACGGCTGGATGTGGGATGACACCGAGTATCCGGTGGGGGCGCTGCGGCTCGACGGGGACGCAGCCACGTCCTTGCGGCTGGTGGTGAACGGGGATGAAGCCAGGGCGGGTCTCCAGCCCAATCCAGCCATGCTGACCGATCCCACCACCCTGGCCCTGAGTGTGGGCCAACGCTTCGCCGCCCTGCTGCGTGCCAGCAACATGACGGTTTCCGGGACGGTCGTGCGGGCCAGAGCCGGAACTGGGGACTGGCAGGTGGCCGAGGTTCAGTCCGCGCCGCTGACCGAACTGGTGCGTCAGACCAACAAGCCGAGCAACAATATCTATGCCGAGCAGCTTCGCGCCGCGCTGGGCATGGAGCCGGGAGGCGGGACGAGCGATGAGACCCGCGCCTCTGCCGCCCTTGAATCCTTTATGAGAACGACGGGAGTGGCAGGCGAGGGTTACCGTCTGTGCGACGGCAGCGGCCTGAGCCGCTACAACCTGCTGACGCCCCGGCACCTGAATGCCGTGCTGCGCTACGCCTACCTCAATCCCCTGGGGACGGTGCTGCCACCCGCCGAGGCGTTCGAGTTGAGACAGAACGCCTTTATCGAAAGCCTGCCAGTGGCGGGAACAGGGGATGCCAACCCTGAAGCCGGGGCGAACGGCGGCACGCTCCGCAACCGTCTGAAAGGCACCGGTCTCGACGTCCGTGCGAAAACGGGCAGCATGACGGGCGTGTCCAGCCTCAGCGGGTTCCTTGTGGCCAACAGTGGACGGCTGCTGATTTTCACATTCCTGATGGACAACTACCCGACGGGCGTCAACGACCTGAACCGCTGGCAGGACGAACTGCTCCTGAGCCTGGCAGGCAGATATTAA
- a CDS encoding sensor domain-containing diguanylate cyclase, with translation MTSDLSAQEQELHRLAALARYAVVGTLPEATFDRLTLLAAQFFGAPIALISLIDEDTQYFKSCLGVDLRSIDRSLSFCAYTLQASEPLIVPDMTLDPRFAHHPMVTDAPHVRFYAGAPLETPDGYRLGTLCIIDDQPRSPFTVQDREALQSLAVLAMDELELRLRTLELEREAQANRQLVQTLKEHQTYSQGLLSMSQLLSLDLPPMEVTLRALELISEVVRVDWGSLVAVRGHKAQVVTSWFRNAEGEAFGTLVPNISERGNEHIWQVVDHDEPAYVNDYRTFSQASPQLIAAGLRSAAWLPLGHYDETRYVVIFTRLNQAEGWRTADRDLLTAAGRAINAALAERNRHRLLEQAAFTDALTGLGNRRALELTFTGVVDPHHLKVALLDLDGFKAVNDLEGHDRGDVLLKLFSSALVADLPPQVSVYRLGGDEFVVLNVDAQSVTGDEWRDDMLAAIDAAVGVVRMANFSAVGASVGVALGTERIELNGLLALADERMYLDKRGRRARPRQHSNA, from the coding sequence ATGACATCCGACCTCAGCGCGCAGGAACAGGAGCTCCACAGACTGGCAGCGCTGGCTCGCTACGCAGTTGTCGGGACACTTCCGGAGGCGACCTTCGACCGGCTCACATTACTTGCCGCCCAGTTCTTTGGGGCTCCCATCGCCCTGATCTCCCTGATTGATGAAGACACGCAGTATTTCAAGAGTTGTCTGGGTGTTGATCTGCGCTCCATCGACCGCTCGCTGTCCTTTTGCGCGTATACCCTGCAGGCCAGTGAACCGCTGATCGTGCCGGACATGACCCTGGACCCACGCTTCGCCCACCATCCGATGGTAACGGACGCACCACACGTCCGCTTTTATGCCGGCGCACCGCTCGAAACGCCGGACGGCTACCGGCTGGGCACGCTGTGCATCATCGATGACCAACCGCGCTCGCCTTTCACTGTTCAGGACCGCGAGGCGCTGCAGTCTCTGGCTGTTCTGGCGATGGACGAACTCGAGTTGCGTCTGCGGACCCTGGAACTGGAGCGGGAAGCGCAAGCCAACCGGCAACTCGTCCAGACCCTTAAGGAGCATCAAACGTACAGCCAGGGGCTGCTGAGCATGTCCCAGCTTCTTAGCCTGGACCTCCCGCCGATGGAGGTCACCCTGCGTGCGCTTGAGCTGATCTCCGAGGTGGTTCGGGTCGACTGGGGCAGCCTGGTGGCGGTGAGGGGACACAAAGCGCAAGTCGTGACGAGCTGGTTCAGAAATGCCGAAGGCGAGGCGTTTGGCACCCTGGTTCCCAACATCTCTGAGCGCGGGAATGAACACATCTGGCAGGTCGTCGATCACGACGAGCCAGCGTACGTCAATGATTACCGCACCTTCTCGCAGGCGTCTCCACAGTTGATTGCCGCTGGGCTCCGTTCAGCTGCCTGGCTGCCGCTGGGCCACTATGACGAGACACGGTACGTGGTCATCTTCACCCGCTTAAACCAGGCCGAGGGCTGGCGGACCGCAGACCGTGACCTGCTGACCGCCGCAGGACGGGCGATCAATGCGGCCCTGGCCGAACGCAATCGCCACCGCCTGCTAGAGCAGGCCGCCTTCACCGACGCGTTGACCGGCCTGGGGAACCGACGCGCACTTGAGCTGACCTTCACCGGAGTTGTCGATCCACACCATCTCAAAGTGGCCCTCCTGGATCTGGACGGCTTCAAGGCCGTCAATGACCTTGAAGGCCATGACCGGGGCGATGTCCTGCTCAAACTGTTCAGCAGCGCGCTGGTGGCGGACCTGCCACCTCAGGTCAGCGTGTACCGGCTGGGCGGGGATGAATTCGTGGTGCTGAACGTCGACGCCCAGTCAGTGACGGGAGACGAGTGGAGAGATGACATGCTCGCGGCCATTGACGCTGCGGTGGGCGTGGTCCGGATGGCGAACTTCAGCGCGGTTGGCGCTTCGGTGGGTGTAGCACTGGGTACAGAACGTATCGAGCTGAACGGTCTCCTGGCGCTCGCGGATGAGCGTATGTATCTCGACAAGCGTGGCCGCCGGGCACGGCCTCGCCAACACAGCAATGCTTGA
- a CDS encoding Type 1 glutamine amidotransferase-like domain-containing protein, whose amino-acid sequence MKFLLTSAGIKNPSLLTALVDLLGKPISEASALCIPTAIYPFPGGPGMAHRFISGLTSSPMCELGWKSLGVLELTALPSIDKAYWTAAVQEADALLVYGGDIHYLCRWMRESGLADLLPSLRETVYVGISAGSMVTAPVFGETYDDPKRPFVIDQGLGLVDFALLPHLDHEQHPESSTVNVARMAAEVPVPTYGIDDQTAIKVLDGTIEVISEGR is encoded by the coding sequence ATGAAATTTCTGCTCACTTCCGCCGGGATTAAGAATCCCAGCCTCCTCACGGCCCTGGTGGACCTCCTGGGCAAGCCGATCTCTGAAGCCAGCGCCCTGTGTATTCCCACGGCGATCTACCCCTTCCCCGGTGGGCCGGGCATGGCCCACAGGTTCATCAGCGGACTCACCAGCAGTCCCATGTGCGAACTGGGTTGGAAGTCGCTGGGCGTCCTGGAACTAACCGCTCTCCCCAGCATCGACAAGGCGTACTGGACGGCTGCAGTGCAGGAGGCCGACGCCCTGCTGGTGTATGGCGGTGACATCCATTATCTGTGTCGCTGGATGCGGGAATCTGGGCTGGCCGATCTCCTGCCGTCACTCCGTGAGACCGTCTACGTGGGCATCAGTGCGGGTAGCATGGTCACGGCCCCGGTGTTCGGCGAGACGTACGATGACCCGAAGCGGCCCTTCGTTATCGATCAGGGCCTGGGGCTGGTGGACTTTGCCTTGCTGCCACACCTTGATCACGAGCAGCACCCGGAGAGTTCCACGGTCAACGTGGCAAGAATGGCGGCCGAGGTTCCTGTGCCCACCTATGGGATTGACGACCAGACCGCCATCAAGGTGCTCGATGGCACCATCGAAGTGATCTCCGAGGGCCGGTGA
- a CDS encoding sensor domain-containing diguanylate cyclase, producing MTQLAEPGAAASRPLKTALVWQVLDTANVGLLVTDAQRRIVYVNEAFSRVTGYTLQEVSGRTCAFLQGAETDPADIAFMRGCLDRGEPFERVVLNYRKDGRPLWYRLRVQPMFVDGTLEYFVGVQEDYSDAHAAQRELERLAYHDGLTGLSNRRAFDVQLKQLVHEGQPFELLLLDLNNFKQVNDQYGHPAGDALLQRVAACLARVSQGEGTAYRIGGDEFGLLFPDGNRRGQHQGISLLDDLISVGDERIDGAVGKARFPDEARDVEALLRLADRRLYAQKTLTRPNQVARQR from the coding sequence ATGACTCAGCTTGCCGAACCAGGCGCAGCGGCGAGCCGGCCCCTGAAGACTGCCCTGGTGTGGCAGGTTCTGGACACTGCGAATGTCGGTCTGCTGGTGACCGATGCCCAGCGGCGCATTGTGTATGTCAATGAGGCTTTCAGCCGAGTCACGGGCTACACCCTGCAGGAGGTTAGTGGACGGACCTGCGCTTTTTTGCAGGGTGCAGAGACAGACCCGGCGGACATCGCGTTCATGCGTGGCTGTCTGGACCGCGGCGAGCCGTTCGAACGGGTCGTGCTGAATTACCGCAAGGATGGAAGGCCGTTGTGGTACAGACTGCGGGTGCAGCCGATGTTCGTGGACGGCACGTTGGAATACTTCGTGGGTGTTCAGGAGGATTATTCGGATGCCCACGCTGCGCAACGTGAACTGGAGCGTCTGGCCTACCATGATGGACTGACCGGGTTGAGCAATCGCCGGGCCTTTGACGTGCAGCTGAAACAACTTGTCCATGAGGGACAGCCGTTTGAACTCCTGCTGCTGGATCTCAATAACTTCAAGCAGGTGAATGACCAGTACGGCCATCCTGCCGGAGACGCACTGTTACAGCGGGTGGCGGCTTGCCTGGCGCGGGTTTCGCAGGGTGAGGGGACGGCCTACCGGATCGGAGGAGACGAGTTCGGTCTCCTGTTTCCGGATGGGAACAGGCGCGGGCAGCACCAGGGGATCAGCCTGCTGGATGACCTGATCAGTGTCGGTGACGAACGGATTGATGGAGCGGTGGGGAAAGCGCGTTTTCCCGACGAAGCCAGGGACGTCGAGGCGTTGCTACGGCTCGCGGATCGGCGCCTGTATGCACAGAAGACCCTGACCCGGCCGAATCAGGTTGCAAGGCAGCGCTGA
- a CDS encoding Y-family DNA polymerase — translation MTLSPWPLVLLGRQHPGVPVAVLNESKRVLYASLEARDAGVQTGMRDLAALSRCPELHAEGISAPAAIAAWAELLETLYARYSDRVEGRVPGTVFLKLSIAAARELAAALHAPVGLADSLEVAHLAALRARPGEVRDVGSAEKAFLALTPAAHLEVIGLTPAHIEQLAFLGVRGLADLMKWSAAQREAFLGVDVGRRVNRFLKGERTKAVQRYVPGRVIEARMDLDVPLHEPSEADVIFSVLLPPILADLRGRSAAYLTVHTQTLGGQLSATRKLKGNPDSAGLLRIAGLALGDTGALPLGIEALTVQLSGIQQPGRMVGLWASLAELEVTRDVLDRFPEALVKVQWLDPYAYATDARYQWVDWLTGRVRPSAMTPRQGWKAALTRTQARQKAVERTLAFFEGVGP, via the coding sequence GTGACACTCTCACCCTGGCCACTGGTTCTGCTGGGCCGTCAGCACCCTGGTGTGCCCGTCGCGGTGTTGAACGAATCGAAACGGGTGCTGTACGCCAGCCTGGAAGCGAGAGACGCCGGCGTACAAACAGGGATGCGTGACCTTGCGGCGCTGAGCCGTTGTCCGGAGCTCCACGCTGAGGGGATCAGTGCGCCAGCAGCAATTGCCGCCTGGGCTGAACTGCTTGAAACGCTGTACGCGCGCTACTCGGACCGGGTAGAGGGACGAGTGCCAGGAACCGTCTTCCTCAAGTTGAGTATCGCCGCTGCGCGGGAGTTGGCTGCCGCGCTGCATGCTCCTGTCGGCTTGGCCGACAGTCTGGAAGTCGCTCACTTGGCCGCTCTGCGTGCCCGGCCAGGTGAGGTTCGAGACGTGGGCAGCGCCGAAAAAGCGTTCCTGGCGTTGACCCCCGCTGCCCATCTGGAAGTGATCGGGCTGACCCCGGCGCACATCGAGCAGTTGGCTTTCCTCGGCGTGCGAGGTCTCGCGGATCTGATGAAGTGGAGCGCGGCGCAGCGGGAAGCTTTTCTCGGCGTGGACGTGGGCCGGCGGGTCAACCGCTTCTTGAAAGGGGAACGCACGAAAGCGGTGCAGCGGTACGTGCCAGGCCGCGTGATCGAGGCGCGCATGGACTTGGATGTGCCACTGCACGAACCCAGCGAGGCGGACGTGATCTTCTCGGTACTTCTGCCCCCGATCCTGGCCGATCTGCGGGGTCGATCCGCCGCGTACTTGACGGTTCATACCCAGACGCTGGGCGGTCAGCTTTCAGCTACCCGCAAACTCAAGGGAAACCCAGATTCAGCAGGTCTGCTGCGGATCGCTGGCCTGGCCCTGGGCGATACAGGCGCGTTGCCCCTCGGTATCGAGGCGCTGACCGTCCAACTGTCCGGGATCCAGCAGCCAGGGCGGATGGTGGGCCTCTGGGCGTCCCTGGCCGAGCTTGAGGTCACGAGAGACGTGCTGGACCGCTTTCCCGAGGCACTCGTCAAGGTGCAGTGGCTGGACCCCTACGCTTACGCCACCGACGCCCGCTATCAGTGGGTGGACTGGCTGACGGGAAGAGTACGGCCCAGTGCCATGACGCCTCGGCAGGGCTGGAAAGCTGCGCTGACCCGGACCCAGGCTCGCCAGAAGGCGGTGGAGCGCACGCTGGCCTTCTTTGAGGG
- a CDS encoding GGDEF domain-containing protein translates to MLEHFTSPLHSALIRLIPLVMADRKAGPPEDEPPPDFSGNPVDGDALIAAWDALDISVMITDTHQRLLYVNAAFTRRTGYTFTEVRGRNPRLLQGPQTDPEARRAIREGIARQTHLHQLILNYTKDGQPLWFDMHISPVFQDGALRYWIGVQEDASARIAVQRETEWASAHDSLTGLRNRHGLEAQLQAHMEGAMRRGESFAVVVLDLDGFKNVNDAHGHAEGDRVLRSVADALRVHTRAGDQLYRLGGDEFMVVLACAGENEAQSFALRLQETLAAVEGGNLPVRASVGMTLFPDDGQDMEALVRLADQRMYRNKAALKRRGNPE, encoded by the coding sequence ATGCTTGAGCACTTCACGTCGCCGCTCCATTCCGCGCTGATCCGCCTGATTCCCCTGGTGATGGCCGACAGAAAGGCTGGCCCGCCGGAAGACGAGCCTCCCCCTGACTTCTCCGGCAACCCGGTGGATGGTGATGCCCTGATCGCGGCCTGGGATGCACTGGATATCAGCGTGATGATCACCGACACGCATCAGCGTCTGCTTTACGTCAATGCGGCCTTCACGCGCCGGACCGGCTACACGTTCACGGAGGTCCGTGGCCGTAACCCCCGCCTGTTGCAGGGACCCCAGACGGACCCGGAGGCCCGGCGGGCCATCCGGGAAGGGATAGCCCGCCAGACTCACCTGCATCAGCTCATTCTCAATTACACCAAAGACGGGCAGCCGCTGTGGTTCGACATGCATATCAGCCCCGTGTTCCAGGATGGTGCCCTGCGGTACTGGATTGGCGTGCAGGAAGATGCCAGCGCCCGGATAGCGGTCCAGCGAGAGACCGAGTGGGCCTCCGCCCACGATTCCCTGACGGGGCTGCGCAACCGGCATGGCCTGGAGGCCCAGCTCCAGGCGCATATGGAGGGCGCCATGCGGCGGGGCGAGAGCTTTGCCGTGGTGGTGCTCGACCTTGACGGATTCAAGAATGTCAACGACGCCCACGGGCATGCCGAGGGTGACCGGGTGTTGCGCTCGGTGGCCGATGCCCTGCGGGTCCACACACGCGCCGGCGACCAGCTCTACCGGCTGGGTGGGGACGAATTCATGGTCGTGCTTGCCTGCGCCGGAGAAAATGAGGCCCAGAGCTTCGCACTCAGGCTTCAGGAGACCCTGGCCGCCGTCGAGGGCGGGAACCTGCCGGTGCGGGCCAGCGTGGGAATGACCCTGTTCCCGGACGACGGCCAGGATATGGAAGCCCTGGTCCGCCTGGCTGATCAGCGGATGTACCGCAACAAGGCCGCGCTGAAGCGGCGAGGGAATCCTGAATAA